A window of the Pseudomonadota bacterium genome harbors these coding sequences:
- a CDS encoding PrkA family serine protein kinase, with product MSIFDHYLHRYAATVQEELTLLEYLELCRKDPATYATPAERMLHAIGEPALIDTRQDPRLSRIFSNKVLRIYPAFKDFYGMEETVEKIVAFFKHAAQGLEEKKQILYLLGPVGGGKSSLAEKLKALMEECPIYALKGSPINESPLGLFHPDKDGALLEAEYGIPARRLTGLMSPWAVKRLGEYDGDISKFTVVRLRPSVLRQIAIAKTEPGDENNQDISSLVGKVDIRKLERYAQHDADAYSYSGGLCLANQGLLEFVEMFKAPIKVLHPLLTATQEGNFKGTEGLAAIPFDGLILAHSNESEWQAFRNNRNNEAFLDRIYIVKVPYCLRVSEEVRIYEKLLANSTLADAPCAPGTLEMMASFAVLSRLAEPENSSLESKLRIYDGENLKDIDPKAKSYQEYRDFAGVNEGMSGLSTRFAYKVLSKVFNFDHGEVAANPVHLLYVLEQQIIQEQFPREVEEKYIAFIKGYLARRYAEYIGKEIQTAYLESYSEYGQNIFDRYVTYADYWIQDEQYRDPDTGEMVDRAGLNAELERIEKPAGISNPKDFRNEIVNFTLRARAANGGQSPSWTSYQKLREVIEQKMFSNTEELLPVISFNAKSSTDDQQKHRDFVERMTAKGYTEKQVRLLSEWYLRVRKSS from the coding sequence ATGAGCATCTTTGACCACTACCTGCATCGCTACGCCGCGACAGTCCAGGAAGAACTCACCCTCCTCGAATACCTGGAGCTGTGTCGCAAGGACCCCGCGACCTACGCCACGCCCGCCGAGCGCATGCTGCATGCCATCGGCGAACCCGCCTTGATCGACACGCGACAGGATCCACGGCTGTCGCGCATCTTCTCCAACAAGGTGCTGCGCATCTATCCCGCCTTCAAGGATTTCTACGGCATGGAGGAAACGGTCGAGAAGATCGTGGCTTTCTTCAAACATGCCGCCCAGGGCCTGGAGGAAAAGAAACAGATCCTCTACCTGCTCGGTCCGGTCGGCGGCGGCAAGTCGTCGCTGGCGGAGAAACTCAAGGCGCTGATGGAGGAATGCCCGATCTATGCGTTGAAGGGTTCACCCATCAACGAGTCGCCGCTCGGCCTGTTTCATCCCGACAAGGATGGCGCCTTGCTCGAAGCCGAGTACGGTATCCCGGCGCGACGTCTGACCGGTCTCATGTCACCGTGGGCGGTCAAGCGCCTCGGTGAGTACGACGGCGACATCTCGAAATTCACGGTGGTGCGCCTGCGGCCGTCGGTGTTGCGCCAGATAGCCATCGCCAAGACCGAGCCGGGCGACGAGAACAACCAGGACATCTCGTCCCTGGTCGGCAAGGTCGACATCCGCAAACTCGAGCGCTATGCCCAGCACGATGCGGATGCCTATTCCTACTCGGGCGGACTGTGTCTCGCCAACCAGGGCCTGCTGGAATTCGTGGAGATGTTCAAGGCGCCGATCAAGGTGCTGCATCCGCTCCTGACCGCGACCCAGGAAGGCAACTTCAAGGGCACCGAAGGCCTGGCCGCGATTCCCTTTGACGGCCTCATTCTCGCCCACTCCAACGAATCGGAATGGCAGGCGTTCCGCAACAACCGGAACAACGAGGCCTTCCTCGACCGCATCTATATCGTCAAGGTGCCTTACTGCCTCAGGGTTTCCGAGGAAGTGCGTATCTACGAGAAGCTGCTCGCCAACTCCACGCTGGCCGACGCGCCCTGCGCGCCCGGTACGCTGGAAATGATGGCCAGCTTCGCGGTGCTGTCGCGGCTCGCCGAGCCGGAAAATTCCTCGCTCGAATCGAAGCTGCGTATCTACGACGGCGAGAACCTGAAGGACATCGACCCCAAGGCCAAGAGCTACCAGGAGTACCGTGACTTCGCCGGTGTCAACGAAGGCATGAGCGGCCTGTCGACCCGCTTTGCCTACAAGGTTCTGTCGAAAGTTTTTAATTTCGATCACGGCGAAGTGGCGGCCAACCCTGTGCACCTGTTGTACGTGCTCGAACAGCAGATCATCCAGGAACAGTTCCCGCGCGAGGTCGAGGAAAAATACATCGCCTTCATCAAGGGCTACCTAGCGCGTCGCTACGCGGAATACATCGGCAAGGAGATCCAGACCGCCTATCTCGAATCCTATTCGGAATATGGGCAGAACATTTTCGACCGCTACGTGACCTACGCCGATTACTGGATACAGGACGAGCAGTATCGCGACCCGGACACCGGCGAGATGGTCGATCGCGCCGGCCTCAACGCCGAGCTCGAACGCATCGAGAAGCCGGCCGGCATCAGCAACCCCAAGGACTTCCGCAACGAAATCGTCAATTTCACGCTGCGCGCGCGGGCCGCGAACGGCGGCCAGAGCCCGTCGTGGACCAGCTATCAGAAGCTGCGCGAAGTGATCGAGCAGAAGATGTTCTCCAACACCGAGGAACTGCTGCCGGTCATCTCCTTCAATGCCAAGTCGTCGACCGACGACCAGCAGAAGCATCGCGATTTCGTCGAACGGATGACAGCCAAGGGCTATACCGAGAAACAGGTGCGGCTGCTGTCGGAATGGTATTTGCGCGTGCGCAAGTCTTCCTGA
- a CDS encoding aromatic ring-hydroxylating dioxygenase subunit alpha, translating to MQQSMQIEIIKELLDHLDNKRTADAGRIVVNPTSSYTDPALAEREWDAFFKNHPQVLGMSGELPKPGSYMTMNDFGVPILATRDEHGKFHAFVNACRHRGAELTTEAHGDKNRFTCPFHGWTFANDGRLLGVRQSDQFGKIDKNCNGLIELPSEEKYGLLFVHPQVNGTLDVDALLGAELAAELAAWDLARCEYQGESVLDKPLNWKIANDTFGEVYHFNSLHTNTLANLLHGDTLSYKEYGRHHRLCLANKYLDLMRQQPEEQWSLPYAGAVAYYLFPNVQIVFLTSMAVLVRIYPNRNNIGQSLSRVSHYRVPQVQQFVPPADKVNAVTNENIYDASNTSAPMDFDVSAVLELFVSTVEHEDYYMGTKTQSAAASGKIDHFLFGRNEPALHHFHNNYRSALGMPPLEEYRGG from the coding sequence ATGCAGCAGTCCATGCAGATAGAGATCATCAAAGAATTGTTGGATCACCTCGACAACAAGCGCACCGCCGATGCCGGCCGCATCGTCGTCAACCCGACCTCGAGCTACACCGATCCGGCGCTGGCGGAGCGCGAGTGGGACGCGTTCTTCAAGAATCATCCGCAGGTGCTGGGCATGTCGGGCGAGCTGCCAAAGCCGGGCAGCTACATGACCATGAACGATTTCGGCGTGCCGATCCTCGCCACGCGCGACGAGCACGGCAAGTTCCACGCGTTCGTCAACGCCTGCCGGCACCGCGGCGCCGAGCTCACCACCGAGGCCCACGGCGACAAGAACCGCTTCACCTGCCCCTTCCATGGCTGGACCTTCGCCAACGACGGTCGATTGCTGGGCGTGCGCCAGAGCGACCAGTTCGGCAAGATCGACAAGAACTGCAATGGCCTCATCGAGCTGCCCTCGGAAGAGAAATACGGACTGTTGTTCGTGCATCCGCAGGTCAACGGCACGCTCGACGTCGACGCACTGCTCGGCGCGGAGCTGGCGGCCGAACTCGCGGCCTGGGATCTTGCGCGCTGCGAATACCAGGGCGAATCGGTGCTCGACAAGCCGCTCAACTGGAAGATCGCCAACGACACCTTCGGCGAGGTCTACCATTTCAATTCGCTGCACACCAACACCCTCGCCAATCTCCTGCATGGCGATACCCTGAGCTACAAGGAATATGGTCGGCATCATCGACTGTGCCTGGCCAACAAGTACCTGGACCTCATGCGCCAGCAGCCCGAGGAGCAATGGAGCCTGCCCTACGCCGGCGCCGTTGCGTATTACTTGTTCCCCAACGTGCAGATAGTGTTCCTGACCAGCATGGCGGTGCTGGTACGCATCTATCCGAACCGCAACAACATCGGCCAGTCACTGTCGAGGGTGTCGCACTACCGCGTGCCGCAGGTGCAGCAGTTCGTGCCGCCGGCGGACAAGGTCAACGCCGTCACCAACGAAAACATCTACGACGCCAGCAACACCAGCGCACCGATGGATTTCGACGTCAGCGCGGTGCTGGAACTGTTCGTCAGCACGGTCGAGCACGAAGACTATTACATGGGCACCAAGACCCAATCTGCCGCCGCCAGCGGCAAGATCGACCACTTCCTGTTTGGCCGTAACGAGCCGGCCCTGCATCATTTCCACAACAACTACCGCAGCGCACTAGGCATGCCGCCGCTGGAGGAATACCGCGGCGGCTGA
- a CDS encoding TetR/AcrR family transcriptional regulator yields the protein MGRPGLNLREQNMRKRRDRLLTEARTLLTLDGFEALNLRELARLAEVTVPTIYNLIGNKEEVLVALFAEVLTEIEARIRDRDIGEPLARAGAVAEISTALFAEDENYYRSAFLAVEYLNQSGAHHDKVTQIYAWGERMTTDGVLACQDARLLSGRIPPALLGELILRSFRTTCREWAFAQISLEEFRRIALVDIYITLAADAVPAFQSVLVDSIAAQRATSPTPRKQRPRRSKE from the coding sequence ATGGGACGCCCTGGCCTCAACCTGCGCGAACAGAACATGCGCAAACGCCGCGACCGCCTGCTCACCGAGGCGCGTACGCTGCTGACTCTCGATGGCTTCGAGGCGCTCAACCTGCGCGAACTCGCGCGCCTCGCCGAAGTGACGGTGCCGACCATCTACAACCTCATCGGCAACAAGGAGGAAGTGCTGGTCGCGTTGTTCGCCGAGGTCCTGACGGAAATCGAGGCGCGCATCCGCGATCGCGACATCGGCGAGCCGCTGGCACGCGCCGGCGCGGTGGCGGAGATCTCCACTGCGCTGTTCGCCGAGGACGAGAACTACTACCGATCGGCTTTCCTGGCCGTCGAATACCTCAACCAGAGTGGCGCCCACCACGACAAGGTCACGCAGATCTATGCCTGGGGTGAACGCATGACCACCGACGGCGTGCTGGCCTGTCAGGACGCGCGACTGCTGAGCGGCCGCATTCCGCCCGCCCTGCTCGGCGAGCTGATCCTGCGCAGCTTCCGCACCACCTGTCGCGAATGGGCATTCGCGCAGATTTCGCTCGAAGAATTTCGCCGCATCGCGCTGGTGGATATCTACATCACCCTCGCCGCCGATGCGGTGCCTGCTTTCCAATCCGTGCTGGTCGATTCAATCGCGGCGCAGCGCGCCACCAGCCCGACACCTCGCAAACAACGCCCTCGCCGTTCCAAGGAGTAA